The stretch of DNA CCTTCAGAACTACGATGAGTTTTCAAGCTTGAGGGAGCTCCAAGAGATCGATGAAAGCGATGCGGAAGCGCTCGCCGCGTTTAAAGAACAGCGCCATTTGAGCGACATCGATATCGAGGAACTTAAATCTGTCCGCATGCCAGTTGATCGGAAGATACAGGACTACCGATCAACCTATAATGATATCAGGGATTGGCTTCGCCGCGAGAGGGCCAGTTCGGAGCAAGTCAGTTCAACGATCGATTGGGATGATGTAGTCTTCGAAGTGGATCTCTTGAAGTCGCAGGAGATCAACCTGGATTACATTCTTGAACTAATATTTGAGCATAACACGAAGACAAAGAGCAAGTCGGCGCTTGTTGAAGAAATCCGCCGCTTCGTCCGCGCCAGTATTGGCAGCCGGGCAAAGGAAGGTTTGATCGTCGATTTCATCAATCAAACAAACCTTGACGAGCTTGGGGACAAAGCTGGCGTGATTGAAGCCTTCTTCGCTTTCGCACAAGCGGCCCAACATCGCGAAGCTGAAGAACTCATTATCGGCGAAAAGCTGAACCCGGACGCTGCGAAGCGCTATATCGCGACATCGATTAAGCGAGAGTATGCGAGCGAGAATGGGACAGAGCTGAACTCTATACTACCGAAAATGAGTCCTCTCAATCCACAATACCTGAGCAAGAAACGCGAAGTGTTCCAACGCATCTCTGCTTTCGTTGAGAAGTTTAAAGGTGTTGGTGGAAAAATTTAGTTGGTGTCAATCTTGTGACCTGACCGGCTGGCTTTGGACCGGGCTGATTGAGAGGATCAGCCAGGACCAGAGGAGTCGGACATGCGGCGAGGTCAGAAGACGAGTGCGGAGCAGGTCGTGCTGAAGCTGCGCCAGATTGAGGTGCAGACGGCCCAGGGCAAAAGTTTAGCGCTAGCGTGCAAGGTGGCGGAGATCTCCGAGCAGAAGCTGCGTGACGAGTGCCTGCGCCAGGAGATCTTCTGCTCGCTCAAGGAAGCCCAGGCCGTGATCGCCCTCTGGCAGAACACCTACAACCGCGTCCGGCCGCACTCGTCCCTGGGCTATCGGCCGCCCGCGCCTGTCAGCTACCCGGCCCCGGCCGCCCGGTTACCCATGGCAGCGACCATGCAGTAGCCTGTCACTCGGCCTGGTCCAAAAGACCGGTCAGACCAGAGGGCCGCCTGTCGCTGGCGTCAGACGTTAGGGTCGACCCGCTGGCAGGCGGAACCTGTTTCAAGAATATGCGTGTAAAGAATTATTATTGAATCGATCCCATCTGGAGGTTTAGCTGCTAGACAAATACTGGTCAGATGAGTACGGTATCATCTGCT from Methylobacterium sp. PvR107 encodes:
- a CDS encoding integrase core domain-containing protein: MRRGQKTSAEQVVLKLRQIEVQTAQGKSLALACKVAEISEQKLRDECLRQEIFCSLKEAQAVIALWQNTYNRVRPHSSLGYRPPAPVSYPAPAARLPMAATMQ